One Carassius auratus strain Wakin unplaced genomic scaffold, ASM336829v1 scaf_tig00046457, whole genome shotgun sequence genomic window carries:
- the LOC113088587 gene encoding uncharacterized protein LOC113088587, whose amino-acid sequence MNAVNTVQLFILVWTFTAVCQDYDEGISVSCYNVTGSVGKEVTLTCSVSLNITGCCIIKYRFLYPEIFNDSSICRQYVSVNSCEQRNSFTCRYTPTTAMKEQFRFFVQTTCGSAKAEIFTLNTVSSGLVDPVNPSGSPPSEKPRFRNTVITVVVFGFIIFIFIMMVIICKTKPDFTKLCRRQNWMFLRVRHDEDNNRPGTEIQ is encoded by the exons ATGAATGCTGTAAATACTGTGCAGCTGTTCATTCTGGTTTGGACCTTTACTGCTGTCTGTCAAGATTATGATGAAG gaATCAGTGTAAGCTGTTATAATGTGACTGGATCTGTGGGGAAAGAAGTAACTCTCACCTGCAGCGTCTCTCTGAATATCACTGGATGCTGCATTATAAAGTATAGGTTTCTATACCCTGAGATCTTTAATGACTCTTCAATCTGTCGTCAATATGTTTCTGTGAACTCCTGTGAACAGAGAAACAGTTTCACATGCCGCTACACTCCAACTACAGCGATGAAAGAACAATTCAGATTCTTTGTGCAAACAACGTGTGGATCAGCAAAAGCAGAAATCTTCACTCTTAACACAG TTTCCTCAGGACTTGTGGACCCAGTAAACCCATCAGGATCCCCTCCATCAGAGAAACCAAGATTCAGGAACACTGTCATCACTGTGGTTGTGTTTGgtttcatcatcttcatcttcatcatgatGGTGatcatttgcaaaacaaaaccaGACTTCACCAAACTTTGTAGACGTCAGAACTGGATGTTTCTGAGAGTCAGACATGATGAGGACAACAATCGTCCAGGAACTGAGATACAATAG